From a single Sphingobium sp. genomic region:
- a CDS encoding AMP-dependent synthetase/ligase has protein sequence MFLSRAALRGDRPFLGYKDGSEWCTISWAETVRRVAGLAKNLKAMGLKKGDRVMLVSENRPEWCIADLGIMAAGCVTVPTYITNTERDHQHILDNSQSRAVIVSTAKLGQMLMPAVIRSSECEFVIGMEPLKVSQAGDQKYRDWADMVQGSDADVAELTEEMAKVGRDELACIIYTSGTGGAPRGVMLHHGSIICNVDGAAQVLREDFGLDNERFLSFLPLSHAYEHSGGQFLPIGVGAEIYYAEGLEKLASNIEETQPSIMVVVPRLFEVLRQRMIKTVEKQGKFPSYLLDKALTIGERDYEGKGRLVDAPMKLLLSRTLKPKIRAKFGGRMKAMVSGGAPLNPDIGIFFQSLGITLLQGYGQTESGPVVSCNRPRVGIKMDTVGPPLKGVEVKIAEDGEILVRGELVMLGYWNNEAETDRVIKDGWLHTGDIGHLDEKGRIKITDRKKDIIVNDKGDNVAPQRVEGMLTLQPEILQAMVSGDKRPYIVGLIVPDPEWALEWAREQNVKYDFAALQDNPQFRAAVRAAVDRVNKDLSVVEKVRQFEFADEPFTIENGEMTPSMKIRRHMIRDRYTDRIGGMYKG, from the coding sequence ATGTTCCTGTCGCGCGCGGCGTTGCGCGGCGACCGGCCCTTCCTTGGTTATAAGGACGGCAGCGAATGGTGCACGATAAGCTGGGCCGAAACCGTGCGCCGCGTGGCGGGGCTTGCTAAAAACCTGAAAGCGATGGGCCTGAAAAAGGGCGATCGCGTGATGCTGGTTTCTGAAAACCGGCCCGAATGGTGCATAGCCGATCTGGGCATCATGGCCGCCGGCTGCGTTACCGTGCCAACCTACATCACCAACACTGAACGCGACCATCAGCATATCCTCGACAACAGCCAATCTCGCGCGGTGATCGTATCGACGGCCAAGCTTGGTCAGATGCTTATGCCGGCGGTGATCCGTTCGTCCGAATGCGAATTTGTTATCGGAATGGAACCGCTGAAGGTCAGCCAAGCAGGCGACCAGAAATATCGCGATTGGGCAGATATGGTGCAAGGCAGCGATGCCGATGTTGCCGAGTTGACCGAGGAAATGGCCAAGGTCGGCCGCGACGAGCTTGCCTGCATCATCTACACTAGCGGCACAGGCGGTGCGCCGCGCGGCGTGATGCTGCATCATGGGTCGATCATCTGCAATGTCGACGGCGCAGCACAGGTGTTGCGCGAGGATTTTGGCCTCGACAATGAACGCTTCCTCTCTTTCCTGCCTCTGTCGCACGCTTATGAACATTCTGGGGGACAATTCCTGCCGATCGGTGTCGGTGCAGAAATCTATTATGCCGAGGGTCTCGAAAAACTGGCGAGCAATATTGAGGAGACCCAGCCTTCGATCATGGTTGTCGTACCGCGCCTGTTTGAGGTGCTACGCCAGCGGATGATCAAAACTGTCGAGAAGCAGGGCAAGTTCCCGAGCTATCTTCTCGACAAGGCGCTGACCATTGGTGAGCGTGATTATGAAGGCAAGGGCAGGCTGGTGGATGCACCGATGAAGCTCTTGCTGTCCCGCACATTGAAGCCGAAGATTCGCGCCAAGTTCGGTGGACGGATGAAGGCGATGGTTTCGGGTGGGGCGCCGCTGAATCCCGATATCGGCATCTTCTTCCAGTCGCTCGGGATCACGCTGCTTCAAGGCTATGGCCAGACCGAAAGCGGCCCGGTTGTGAGCTGCAACAGGCCGCGCGTCGGGATCAAGATGGATACAGTGGGCCCGCCGCTGAAGGGCGTTGAGGTCAAGATTGCCGAGGATGGCGAAATCCTTGTGCGCGGGGAACTTGTCATGCTCGGCTATTGGAACAATGAAGCCGAAACGGACCGTGTCATCAAGGATGGCTGGCTTCATACCGGCGACATCGGCCATCTTGACGAAAAAGGTCGGATAAAGATCACCGACCGCAAGAAGGACATTATTGTCAATGACAAGGGCGACAATGTAGCGCCGCAACGGGTCGAAGGCATGCTCACATTGCAGCCCGAGATTTTGCAGGCCATGGTGTCCGGTGACAAGCGGCCCTATATTGTCGGCCTGATCGTTCCCGATCCCGAATGGGCGTTGGAATGGGCCCGCGAACAGAACGTGAAGTACGACTTTGCCGCGCTGCAAGACAATCCGCAATTCCGGGCGGCTGTTCGTGCCGCTGTTGACCGGGTCAACAAGGATTTGTCGGTTGTCGAAAAGGTTCGCCAATTCGAATTTGCCGATGAACCTTTTACCATCGAAAATGGCGAGATGACCCCCAGTATGAAGATCCGCCGCCACATGATCCGTGACCGGTACACGGATCGGATCGGTGGCATGTACAAGGGCTAG
- the ung gene encoding uracil-DNA glycosylase — protein sequence MNATIALHESWKAPLLPEFEADYMARLEAFLLGEKAAGKQIFPNSEEWFRALELTPLEKVRVVILGQDPYHGPGQAHGLCFSVQPGVRPPPSLVNIYKELQTDLGISRPHHGFLEHWATQGVLLLNSVLTVEMTKAASHRSKGWEKFTDAVIRLVNAKTDPVVFMLWGNYAQKKADFVDSARHLILKAAHPSPLSAHNGFLGCRHFSQCNAFLENKGLPPIDWALPEL from the coding sequence ATTACATGGCCCGGTTAGAGGCATTCCTTCTGGGCGAAAAAGCGGCGGGGAAACAGATCTTCCCCAACAGTGAAGAATGGTTTCGTGCGCTTGAACTGACGCCGCTCGAAAAAGTCCGGGTCGTGATCCTTGGGCAGGATCCCTATCATGGTCCAGGACAAGCACATGGACTTTGCTTCAGCGTGCAACCCGGAGTGCGGCCGCCGCCCAGCCTCGTCAACATTTACAAGGAACTGCAAACCGATTTGGGCATATCGCGCCCGCACCACGGCTTCCTTGAACATTGGGCAACACAAGGCGTGCTTCTGTTGAACAGCGTGCTCACTGTCGAAATGACCAAGGCCGCGTCACATCGCAGCAAGGGGTGGGAAAAATTCACCGACGCAGTGATCCGTCTCGTCAACGCCAAGACCGACCCCGTGGTTTTCATGCTTTGGGGCAATTATGCTCAGAAAAAAGCCGATTTTGTGGATAGCGCAAGGCATCTTATATTGAAGGCCGCGCATCCCTCACCACTCTCGGCACATAACGGCTTTCTGGGGTGTCGACATTTCTCGCAATGTAATGCATTTCTTGAAAATAAGGGATTGCCGCCCATCGACTGGGCACTGCCCGAACTATAG